A genomic stretch from Helianthus annuus cultivar XRQ/B chromosome 1, HanXRQr2.0-SUNRISE, whole genome shotgun sequence includes:
- the LOC110931955 gene encoding uncharacterized protein LOC110931955, translated as MDKVFETQIGRNLEVYVDDLVIKSSEEKQMLADIEETFQRLREYNIKLNPKKCSFGVEEGKFLGVVVTRDGFKANPEKVSAISRMPSPRTLKEAQALNGRLVAINRFLARHAEKSLPFIKTLKDCLDKKNFKWTSGAEQALQEMKRFIERLPTLTAPRPGEMLKMYLAAAHTAVSAVLMVEREGKQTPIYYISRVLAGPETRYPTLEKLVLALVHATRRLRIYFQAHRVQILTNYPLQQVLHKPEVSGRLAKWAIELGALDIEYQKRTAVKGQVIADFLAEIPEGEVVTDPVIQDIPESSTARQTWKLYTDGSSSGKGSGAGLMLISPDQVRLMYALRFDFECSNNEAEYEALLAGLRMAKSMGAARVYAYVDSLLVNNQVNETYEAKDEAMAKYLAKTKELMDSFDKVTLNHVHRGKNQIADAISKLATSGMEKEVKVETLQTPSIEPRSVSAVTTEEPCWYTPILRFLVTGELPPAKGEAQKIQTKALQYEVNDGILYRKSYLGPLLRCVSPIEAKYLIGEIHAGICGIHAGPRAVVAKIHNAGYYWPGMHEDAVTELRKCRSCQKFAPQTIRPKNSLVPVTAAWPFQKWAVDIVGPFPPAPGKLKYLIVAVDYFTKWVEAKPLAKITAENAKKFLWEHIVCRFGLPLYLVSDNGTQFTDRIFQE; from the coding sequence ATGGACAAGGTGTTCGAAACACAGATCGGGCGAAATTTGGAAGTCTATGTAGACGACCTCGTAATCAAAAGCAGCGAAGAAAAACAAATGTTGGCAGATATAGAGGAAACTTTCCAGCGACTCAGAGAGTACAACATAAAGTTAAATCCAAAGAAATGTTCGTTTGGGGTGGAAGAGGGGAAGTTCCTGGGGGTAGTAGTCACCCGAGACGGTTTTAAAGCTAACCCGGAAAAAGTATCCGCCATATCGCGAATGCCTTCTCCCCGAACGCTGAAGGAAGCTCAAGCTCTAAATGGACGACTGGTAGCAATCAACAGGTTCTTAGCAAGGCATGCTGAAAAGTCATTGCCATTCATAAAAACGCTAAAAGATTGCCTCGATAAGAAGAATTTCAAATGGACCAGCGGAGCGGAACAGGCTCTGCAGGAAATGAAGCGTTTTATAGAAAGGTTACCCACGTTGACCGCGCCTAGACCCGGTGAAATGCTAAAAATGTATTTAGCGGCAGCTCACACGGCGGTGAGCGCCGTGCTCATGGTTGAACGAGAAGGGAAACAAACACCAATATACTACATAAGCCGGGTGTTAGCGGGGCCTGAAACGCGCTACCCTACACTGGAAAAGCTAGTTTTAGCATTAGTGCACGCCACGAGGCGATTAAGAATATATTTTCAGGCACACCGTGTACAAATCTTAACCAACTATCCGCTACAGCAGGTCTTGCACAAACCAGAGGTCTCGGGCAGGTTGGCTAAATGGGCCATCGAGCTAGGGGCCCTAGATATCGAATATCAGAAGCGAACGGCGGTTAAGGGgcaagtgattgctgatttcttAGCCGAAATACCAGAAGGAGAGGTCGTTACGGACCCGGTCATCCAAGATATACCAGAGTCCAGCACTGCGAGGCAGACTTGGAAGTTATACACGGATGGATCATCTAGTGGAAAGGGGTCCGGTGCAGGCCTAATGCTGATAAGTCCAGATCAAGTCAGGCTAATGTACGCCTTACGTTTTGACTTCGAGTGCTCTAATAACGAAGCGGAATACGAGGCATTATTGGCAGGGTTACGGATGGCAAAATCCATGGGGGCAGCCAGGGTATACGCATACGTCGACTcgctgctggtcaacaatcaggtcaacgaaacgtacGAAGCCAAAGACGAGGCGATGGCAAAATACCTGGCAAAAACTAAAGAACTAATGGATTCCTTCGACAAGGTCACACTCAACCATGTGCATAGAGGGAAGAATCAAATAGCAGACGCCATAAGCAAACTCGCTACCTCAGGCATGGAAAAGGAAGTCAAAGTCGAAACGTTGCAGACACCTTCAATAGAACCGCGGAGTGTTTCCGCTGTCACAACAGAAGAACCTTGCTGGTATACTCCGATTCTACGCTTTCTCGTAACAGGTGAATTACCTCCTGCCAAGGGCGAGGCGCAAAAGATACAAACGAAAGCGCTGCAATATGAAGTCAACGATGGTATCCTATACCGAAAATCTTACTTAGGTCCGTTGCTGCGATGCGTTTCCCCAATAGAGGCAAAGTACCTCATCGGAGAGATTCACGCGGGTATATGCGGCATACACGCCGGACCTAGAGCAGTGGTGGCCAAAATCCATAACGCAGGATattactggcccgggatgcatgAGGACGCTGTAACGGAACTGCGAAAATGCCGCAGTTGCCAAAAGTTTGCTCCTCAGACGATACGGCCCAAAAACAGCCTGGTACCGGTAACAGCAGCGTGGCCTTTCCAGAAATGGGCTGTGGATATCGTAGGACCTTTCCCGCCGGCCCCCGGAAAGTTGAAGTACCTAAttgtggcggtcgattacttcaccaaatgggtggagGCAAAACCTTTGGCTAAGATAACGGcggaaaacgccaaaaaattcctCTGGGAGCACATCGTGTGCAGGTTCGGGTTACCGCTCTACCTGGTAAGCGACAATGGGACACAGTTCACAGATAGAATTTTCCAGGAATAG